GAATATTGTGAGCAGTGTTTAAATTAACATGGTATTGAGGGATGATGCAAAAGGATGTATTGGTGTTAATTGTAGCAGTGATGCAACCTCcctattttcttaaatatttggcTTTTGTAAGTTTCACTATTAACTCTTTGACCATGAGCGTTATTGGTTTACTACCTTCAAATGTTATACTTATCCTATAACTGAAATATGTTCTCAAGGCCTATTGTTCTGCCCTTGCAATTTCGTGGGCTCACAATGAAAACTTGTGAAACACCCTTTTCTGCCAAAAtgttcataaaatttattactGTACATTATAAAAAGTGATAAAGTTGCGAAACACCCTTTTTGGTTGCCCTTATATACCCTTTCAAATATCAGTTAGATTCTCTCGTTGTCTAACTTGGATAGTTTCAAGGTTTAAAATAAGAGAAGGGAAGTGGCATTCAGGGTTTTAGATAAGGTCATTTGGGCCTTTTGCTTTCAGGAAAGTTTCTGGACATCTGAGAGACTGTCTAATACCGAGTTCATATTGATTTTTGTTAGTGTTACATGAGAACTGGCAAGTTACAGTCAATGTCTGTGATAGTCTTTTAAGCATGCTAAGAAAATGCTCTTGGGTCTAACTCGTTCCCAAGGATAGCTCATGAGGTGAGGATTATTTTTGATTCTTATGGTGAGGACTGCCTAAAGCCATATAATGAGACAACCAGTTCTCTCAACCAACGTGGGATGCCTTAAAATCCCTTTGCACACTGTCTTGGACATTTGGAGCGTGATCAACATAATATAGGGGTCCAACACTAGGTAAACCAGGAGTAGAGATGAGTCTACCAGGTTGAATTGTGTGACCTTATTGTttaaaagcttaagttgtttgggaaaacatatttttagttatttagttatattatttttctacaCAATAACAAAAGAATAGAGACCATAATTGTTATAAAggtttcaaaattttcaattgaaGGACAGGAATATGGCTTTCCGCTAGCCTATTTCCCTGAAAGCACACTACGTGTTGCATGTTAAATGTTATTCTCATGTTGAAAATGATCAAAGGACGCCTTTTATTTGGTCTTATTATGCTGTCAAGCATCTACGGGATCTAATCTTATGCTGTAAAAGGAGTTATCCAATGTCTGTGTCTTTTTGAATCTCTCTGGTCGGTGAGTCTAGAAGCTGAGGATATTTGTCGCATtaactttatttctttccttgcTTTAGAAGGCAGGTTATCCACCTTCTGCTTCCTTGCTGAATCTCAATGTGCAACAGTTAGAGGAGAGtgctaaaataatttaatttcagcAGTTCTAGAAACTCAAATTAATGCCAGAGATATGCcgttgctaagtgtcttaagaatttgaaattaatGCTCTCATCCTTAATGCCAAGTTGACTCCATCAATTTGTCAGTTAATCTCACTCtgtacttctttcttttttcagatTGGCCCATTCCAGGTTCCTCATTCTGAAAAAGCAAAGGTCAAAGTCAAAATTCAATTAAACCTCCATGGTGTTGTTACAGTAGAATCGGCCTGGGTAAGTGCCAATTTTCATAGTATGGAAATTCATCACTGCATTTTGTCATCCCTTCAGCTGATCAAACTTACTTGAAGATGTAACCCAATGTTGTTACTGCATTTTGTCATCTCTTCAGCTGATCAAAGATCAATCAAGTCATTCTACGTCGGAAAATAATATTGATACTCATGCAGAAAATATGGAGGTAAGCACTCATGAAGCTTCTGGTGTCATGCATAGTACTGATGATAGTTACTCTGCACATTTTGCTGTATGATTACTGATTAGTTAGAACTTATAGTATCTTCTGGTACTTCTTGAAGTCACTGCTTAATTTGCGTCCTTTTTTGGGTTCTGTTTGGACCTCAGTTTTAAGACTTAAGAGGACTGGTggttttcttcttgttgtttgtTGGGCACTTAAAGTTACTAGTTCCTTCTctttaaaaagaatgacacaatTACTATTTGGGACTTGagcatttctttcttttgttacaattttgtcaaacatttaaaatattttttaactataaaaattGTAGATCATAATACTATTTAtgtactttttaaatatataattttatttaaaagagaTTAATCTTGCACTTTGTCCCATGGAGATTGTTGGTTGAGTTGTTAAGGCATAAGAGTAACAACCTGAATATTCTAGATTTGGATTCAAGCTGTAGCACTCAACATGAGCCCATCTGTTCTAGCCTGTGTGAGCACTGAGCAGGACTACCCTACACTTATGCTTGTAGGCTATCATAGGTTGTTCTGTGATTTAGTCGAGGTGTGAAGCTGGTTTCAGCACCATCGTCAGAAGTAGCGTATAAAAGATAGATTCATCTTGTTCTTTGTTTTTCCTTGCCAAACGAAGTAGTCCTCCTCTAGGACGTTAGCCTTGTGTGACTTCAAATGGTCGACAACAATCAGGACCCAGGGAACAAATCCTCAAAGATAGCAACAAGTGGCTCGATCAACCTCAGTCTAATACCTGACTATACTTCTATACTTGAATTTGCTAAAGAATCTTTAGATAATTGGtagaaaattttgaagaaaccATATAGCCGTAGacctaaataaattaataaataaagcaTCACCTCTCTAATTGCTTAAGCTTTTAAATGAGGCGGTTTGCATAATTCAACATGCCATTAGAGCAGGCTGAAATCATAGTATCATACATTGGAGTCGCACTGCCACCCcttaaggaaaatatttccATGTGCTCGACTCACATAAAAGAATCAGATCTGCATGTGAGGTGGCGTGTTGTAGACCtaaagaaattaataaataaaaccaTCCTTTTAAACTTTTAGATTAGATAGTCATATAACTCAAAGAATAGCACTTcgtattcaaattaattaatttaaactagTATATAGTTGTTAGTTTGTCTCTTTGGAGGTTGTAGACTTTTCTGTTAAAAGAAAGAGTCCTCAAGATTGGATGGGCTAAGTTAAGATTTAGAATGGAACGGAGGACTAGGTGGATGGGGGTGGTAGGTATCTGAAAGTTGTGCGATaaccttattatttttttcagaaaatatttaaGGAAGACCATAACTCAATTTGTTTTACTCAAATTTTGTCAGAAAACAACCAGgcctaaaattgaaataaatcaaAGTATCTGTATCAAGGTAAGTATTATTAAAAGACACTGACACCAAGTAGGAAACGTTCCTAACTCAGAGACTGTTTTAGAAAGGCTCTATCAAAAAATAAGATCCCCAAAGGTCGCATACTTATAAATTTGAAGTCATTAGTGCTAGTAGAATATATGTTTTTGTGATTCGTTCAACAAGATACAAGATGCTGATCAATTTAAGTGCTCTTTTtgacatttttatatttttgggcaatacatacaatttttttttttactttctcaaaaaaacaaaaaagttctaaaaaacaatacaattttttttaacgaagataatgattttaaaatataaaaacaaaaggattcaagctagtgcattttgaaaaatatatatagttattttgATGATTGACCATCGTACTCAATCAGTAACCATGTTTTAGATGGAGGTTTTGAACTTTTATGACTGAATTATTTACACAGTACACactttgtttttactttttgtcATGGTAGCTTGACAGATTctgtttttaaattatttagaaCTAAGGGATCAGTGTGGTTCATGTTGCTTCTTCTCATCTCTAGTAATTAAATGGGCTTGGACTTTGAACAACTAGGCAAGATTAATGATGGAGTGGAAAAAGTTTCCGAGAGCTTTTGTGCTGGTCCGGAAGACCATGGAGGAATCATGTATGGAATTGGTGAAACTGCATATTCACTCCTTCTCTTTCTTATTGATGTTGCAGTGTTGCCATTACTTTAGTTAGGGCATACTCTAGGgtaattgattatttattttccttgaaaAGATGTATACTTATCCGATGTCAGCTGATTATAACTTGGTCATAAACTAGGACCCTACACTAGGACATCAATGAGTTGTTATTCCATTTGTGTGCTGTTGTTCTTTGGTTAAAAGCCTTTTGCCTAATTCAAATGTGTACTTGGCTACTTGTGAATGGAATCCTGTGGTTCTTTATGCAGGGAGATGATATAAGGAAAAGTAAGGCCGTTAAGAGACAGGATATTCCTGTCAGTGAAAGTGTTGATGGTGGAATGACCCTCATGGAGCTATCCCAAGCTCAGGAAAAGGAATGCCAGTTAGCTGAGCAAGACATAAAGGTGGAGCGAACTAAAGACAAGAAAAACACCCTGGAGGCATACGTCTATGAAACTCGTAATAAGGTATGACAATTTTAAGTCTCATAATTGTCTTTGCTTGAAAGACTTCAATTCAACTGATTTGTTTCACACTTTTAAGTTAAGAATACATCTTTTGAGGatataacattttaatctttaaaatataaaatctcaaACTGAAGCAGAAGGTTTAGGAGTGATGAATGCATCAATGTGAAATTTTACTTTCTCATTATCCTTTCCTTTACAAGTCACGTTCTTTCAGGTTTCGGTGGACTGTTGAATTTGGCAGTATCACTTGCTTTTTTAAGTCGTCCTTCTGAGTAATTTTGTTTTGCAATTACCACTATGTGACACTCGTAACTTTTAAACGCATGTTGGAGTTGATAGTACTTCTTTATCATTATTTGGTACCTTGTCATTTTGTTACGGAAGTTTGTGTCCTTTTCCAGATAGTTTCAAATACAccatttcttaaattttggttttggttttggtttagTTATTGTCATCAGTATCTGCCCCATTTCCTTTACTTTATGCATCTATTTGAATAGCTTTTGAATACCTACCGGAGCTTTGCTACGGATTCGGAGAGGGAGGGTATCTCTTGTAATCTACAACAGACTGAAGAATGGCTCTATGAAGATGGAGATGATGAGTCTGAACAGGTTTATGCAGAGAAGCTAGAGGATCTTAAAAAGGTTCTTGTCATTTGGTATTAGTTGCAgaatttagtttttcttttccaaTGCTTATTTTGAAAGTGACGCAATCAACCTTATGTTATTAGATGGTGGACCCTGTGGAGCATCGATATAAGGAAGAAGAGGCGCGGGCACAAGCTACACGGCATCTATTAAACACCATTGTGGAACATCGAATGGCTGCAGGATCACTTCCAGCCAGTGAGAAAGAAGCTGTATGACCTTGTCTATATATAACATGCTACAGGTCCTTGTGACATTGTGATtaacctgaaattttttctttgCAGGTCATTAATGAATGCCATAAAGCAGAGCAGTGGCTTCGAGATAAATCCCACCAGCAGGAGACATTGCCCAGAAGTGCTGATCCAGTATTGTGGTCTACTGAAATCAAGAGAAAGACTGAGGCTTTTGAAGCGTATGTTCGTCATCTTAAAAACCTGCCTAATTAACATGAATCTTGTTTCCCCACACGGTTGTTAGACATCTTATGGTTGCATGTTTTCTGTACTTCATTCACCCACAAAATTAGATTTTTGCACTGTCTACAAAATTATACAAGAACTACTAAGTCTGAATCCCTTCAACATCCATTTCAATCCCTAAAGAACTAGATGCGAGTGACTTTTGAATTTATCTCTAATTTCGGTGTAAAAACACTCAACCAAAATTCCTGTTAGTAGTTTTACATGATAAAGGTTGTAATCGTAGATATGTGTGTGCGTGTGAGTATTACATAGGTATACACACCCATCCACACACACGTATATAATTTCACATGTTTTTCAGACTTAGAGAACATATTCCTCATTTTAAACTGCCTACACTTACACATACACATAGAAGAGGCATCACTTCCCTGAAAGCAAAGCAATTCATGCCTTACTCCTTAACAAAGTAGTTAGAATTTACTACTGATTGGTTATTGAATTATGGTTAAGACCAAAATTAGAAGATCCTAATAAGTGTCTCTTGAGAGAACTGCAGCTTATTAGTTTTGCTGCATCTCGTGTTTTCGAGCATCAACTTTTTCTTTGCCTGATGTGCAACAATTTTGTGTAACACATTTCAGGATGTGTAAGCATGTAATGAGGCACAAGTCATCTCCCCAAAAGACTGAGGATGGCTCAGGTTCAAACCCCAGAAATAAAAGGGAAGATGGGATGGATGTAGATTAAACTGCATCAGAGACAAGTATGATAGCAGGCATGACAAATGATCAGATTAGTTGTTATTGAGGCTGAGGAAACACCAGCCACTAGAGGCTTATTGCGAGTTATCTCCGGTACTTAAATCAAATCACATTCTCTATTTTGGGTAGAATCATTTATTATCTATGCAAATTTCACGTTTCTCATAATGTGGATTCACTTCCTCAGGTCATTGTGTTATCTTGTGgcctcaaaaatataaattgattatGTGCAGAGTTTCTGCTGCTATTGTCGTTTTTGACTGCTTATATAGGAGGCAACACATGCTGGAAACATTCTGTACTTGGATATTAAGAAAAAACTAAAGATTTTTCGTCCGTTTTGTTCTGATTGTTTTCTATTGTGAGTAGCGCAATTGCCTTAGTGGTTGTTTTGGTTGCGGATAAAGTTAGATAGGAATTGTAATGCAACAATTGTAACACATGGATAAATAATCATTTGATTATCTGGTGCATACGTATTCATCATTTTTGGCAAGTTATCTGAGTTGTTTTATACCCGTAAAGATAAGTTCCTGACAAGTTATCCCTTGTTGGACCTGGTATATAAATAGTACTGGAATTGCTGTATAAATTATACTATCTTTTAAGTATATTGGGAGTAAAATGCTAGCCAAACGCATGATAAAATAATACCAAAGTTTATATTAGGCAATGCTTTTCTAATTCTGGTAACCAAACGCATGACCCTTTAGCATATGCAAATGCAGCTGCTATTTTTGTTCTCCTATTATGCTCTCATTTTTTCTCAGATACTTATCGTATCAATTTGATTGCACATTGTTTGCGTAATTGCAGAATTGAAGTTGACATCACCCTTTATAACACAATCAACCAAGAAACGTGCAGATACAAACGATGGCTTTTACATGTGATATGATTCATTGAAAGTAAACCTCAAACCAATTTTTTTCAACCATCTCTGTCTACTTGAATCGAATATTTTGAATACCAGCTAAAATAGAATACTAATAAATCACATAATAgctgaaattatttttatctgtTTTTTCGAAATTCAGAAATAGCAAGTTATTTCATAATGGATTTCGACTCTCTTTTGGTAGATACGCCAGAAAACCCTTGATGTGAACTGTTGATGACTCTTCGCCATCTTCATTCCTTGCTTAGAGTTTCTTTTACATTTTCCCATTTGTCCAAATGTTTTTTAGCTTTCTCTacctgaaaattttaaaaaagaatccAAATTAATTTACAAACTTCTTTTTGCATCCCAAGAACTATTGACTTATAACTTTAGAAGTTATAATACTCCGTCGTCCACTTTCATCTGTCCATCATATTAAAATCAGATGTCCACtattaattgttcaatttaaaaatcaagagataatttatcacTTATTTCCTAATTTACTTTTGTTATTAACTATAGTTATATTTCAAtgttgaatttattatatttcaagAGTGATAAAGTAAAATTGTCATTCTATTTATTGTTCCTTAAGGGTGTGTCAAGTTGATACcggacaagtaaaaatggacgGAGTCACAGAGAGGGAGTAGTTGAAAAGAAGTGAGTTAGGCACCTCTTTGTTCCAATCTGCACGGAATGTGAACCAAATCAGAATGAAGGTTTGCAATACAGTCCCTCCAATCATCCCAGTCCATATTCCCTGCCAATttatatccaattaattaatacacgtatatatatatgtgtgtgtgttataaaatatttagagaTATATAAGGTTGTGTGTAATTGAAAAACCTTAGCACCAAGGTCATATTTGAAGCCAAGAAGACATCCCAATGGAATTCCTACACCATAATAACACCCTACATTCACGTATGCAACAAATGCCTGCCATCCACAACCAACAGCAACACCTGAAAATTCacaaagaaacaaaattatTGTATAAGCTTTTACAGATTTTTGTGTGAAGTAAATATGGTAATTAATTACTACCACTTTAATTTATCTACAAAGAATAAAATATGTTCACATGAACTTGtcaaaggaaaatattaattgGTAGGGGTATCTAAGGACATGTGCACAATATGGACTGCACCTAACACCCCTAGTACTAACAATTAGGACGTAGGTGAAACATTTTCCACATGCAAGATGGTGATTAGGTTTGTTATAGACAGGTGGATgcgaaatttaaaatttataattttaagtaaatattataataataataataattaaatttataaaaaaaatattagatctAGACAAAAACTATTAAGTTCATGTCATGAATTCATTACAAACCCTCTAGATCCGCTCCTTGAGCCATCATGCTAGGTATGAGTTTAGATGAACTCAATaacttttatttaaatcttatatttaattgtgaacGCAATAACTAAAATAAGCTATAGATTCgatatcatatttaaaattcatataCTTCAAATCATAGCATTGACTTTGTTTGTTATGGAAGTCAAATAAACTGTTAAAGTTGATAGCCAAAGGAGAACATGTTAGAATGAAAAAAAGCTCGTATTAGAGGTACACGATAATAATTAATGCACTTCATAATGATGAGATAGAGGGTTATACGTTCCTTCATGGCATCACTTTTATTATTCTCATTAATCAGGCAAGATTGCCTTTGGCTATGTCTTTGATCCATTTTCTGTAATCAGAAAATGGATCTTAAATTTAACTCAATATGAGTGATGAGTTTCCCACTCTTTGTTTAGTATCTGTTTTGggtttaacttatttaaatctACGATGGAGTGTCATATTGGAGATAAaatgtttttgataaaaaatgacttaatttTGAGAGCTTAAACTCAAAatctttgaataaaaaaaataaaggtacTTATTACTATCACTACACCACATCACAAATTTTGATGGTACTCAACTCTTAAAAACGTAGGCCTCAGAGAAACGTAactctaactttgaaaattaaatttacgATACGATGGTTATATCAACAATAATATAAGAAGAAAACagcttttttgtcttttcaaatGGGACTATCTAAGAGTGACACGTGCATGAGCATGATGAGTTATTATGTGGTCTCTTTTTCTCCGATTCGTCTCTCAAACAAGGATGTGATATCAACCTCTTGagaacaaacaacaaaaaagttATTCTTCAGACATTTAATGACTTTTGAGTTTTAGTAACTTTTATATTGTGACATCGTAATCGAAGACAGCTCATAACAAAACATGATTAGTACATGGAGAATAAGACGAATAACTTGCTATAACATGTTAGATTATACTTTATCTTATCAGCGTATATAACATGCAGTATGTATATATCCTATAATTAAGGAGAATAATGACGAGAAATATCTTACCAGACAAGACTGGTTGAACGCCATTAAGAATAAGTGTGACAGCTAAAAAAGGGCACAAATCAGAAACTGCATTGGCCACAATTTCACCCTCAGTGAATGCATAGCTGATAACATTGCGCAAACATAGCACAATTATAGCTTCCACCACAGCTATGAGAAATGAAATTAATGTCACCACAAACACTGAGAATGCTGCTGACTTTGGATGTGCTGCTCCTAGCTCATTGCTCACTCTCACACTGATCAAAGAGTTTAACTTTTATAAACCGACGACAGTATAAAAATGTCTTGCTACAAGTATATATGGTTTGGTAACTTGATAATTAGTAATCTATTATAACGGGTAAAATTGTACCTAGCAGCAGCATTGAATCCCACTGAAACCATGAACATCAGCCCATTCACTGCCATGCTACAAAAAAGATCAACTTTTCAGGACAACAGAAGTGGATCCGTGTAGAATACAATTGCAATTATTTCTCCTTAATGACGAATTAAGGATCAAGACTctgtatataataatatatagttgGAGTGGAGTATAAGACAACAGGTGAGAATCCACGACGAAGTCATAGTAATTTAAAAACCTAAACTTTTAGAGTGGTATTAATAATATGAATAGAATGTAGTTTTTTGGTAGCACACAAATAAACAGCAAGTACAAAATCTCACCAAACTGAGATAGAATCCAATGCAAGCTCAGGATTCTTGAGTAAACCTGAAAGCAACACTAGAATTTGAAAATACCATGTCTCCAAACACAACATAACAGCTGAAGCAGCTGATAACTTCACGAATTCCCATAATCCACTAAAGGCCTCCCATCGAAAACCTGTCCAAGTAGTCTTACATCTTTCACTTCTCAATATGTATATAAACTGTGCTAACACAATAATCCACCAAGAAAGACTCAGCACCAGTGATGCCCCTATCAATCCCAGTCCAATTTTGTATACAACAATCCAACTCAGCAATAAGTGTACAAACAAAGTCCCTAGTGAAATATAGGCACTGGGGGCTACAATACTCTGAGATTGCAAGAACTTCTGTATAGGGAAGTTCACCGCGTAAGCGAATATTTGAGGGATTAGTCCATACACAAATACTGCTGCTTCTGATGCAACTTGTTTCGATTCACCAAGCGCGAGCAGTATGTTCTTGGAAAATAAATATACCACAGCTAGTGGGATGCCTGTTATGGAAAGTACTATTGTTGATCTTTGTAGGTAAACTCCTAACATGTCATATCTATTAGCTCCATATGCTTGTCCACAAAGAGTTTCCACTGCACTTCCCATTCCTAGCTGcaatcaaaaaaggaaaaaaaaaaaaaaaggcttgaAAAGTTATacatgtgatatttttttgtcataAAAAAGTCCTCTGTTTCCCCTGTttagcatcctcaagttctcaACTAACTAAAAAGGGGAAAATTTAAAGAACTCCTCAACCATAATGAACAAATATAACCAACATATTGCCACAAGCATTTAATTGATGTTCAGGTCAGATGATAAAAATATACCATAAGTCCATACGCACATAATTGGATGCCTTGATTGCCAAGAGAGGCTGCAGCAAGCTGAAGGTTCCCAAGTTGACCCGAAAAGATTCGAGTAGACATGGACATAGCATTATTGATCATGTACACAGCTACTGCAGGTGCTGCAAGTCGAAAAAGTAACTGGAATTCGATCCAAAAGGCGGACCTAAGGCGTTGAAAGTAAGGTAATTGGAAATCGGAGAGCACCTCCTCGAGCTCAGAGCTAGCCCCATGAGCAGGCAACAAAGGCTGCTCAGCTTCAGACTCCAGGACTTTTCCCATACTAATGAGCAAGTTGAATGAAATGAGAGTAGCTTCTACCCATATAAATAATAGATGAAGCTGTCGTCTCGACGTTTAATGTGAGGCAGTGAAATGTATATAATGTATTGTCATTTTGTGAAAGAATGTAACTAATACATAGAATGTAACAATTAGTATATAGTTGGAGTTGTTAGATGGAATCTGTACTGTAAAGATACTTATCTTTTGCAGTACTTATATCAAAACAGAACAAATGCATTACTaaaaattacatcatttttCTCTTATCATCTGCTACAAATTAAACTAAGAAAATCGCGTTGAGAAAATATTAGACAACATGAGAAAACATCTTGGACGTATAATGCACTAATACGGTAAAAACGCCTtttaatcaatcaatcaactatttTTCGATCAAGCTGCAGAATCTATACCATATCCTAATGAGCATGTAGAATGAAAATATCGTATCGTTTTGGCATATAATATAAATGCATGGTATGTCTTAATCAGTATTGTTGGAGTTGTTAGATGGAATTATTAAAGATAACTACTTGTACAGGACTTGTTGATATATATCACAGAGATCAGATGTACTTTATTAAGAGGAAGATAAAGAAATGAATAATTTAACtcaattatgaaattatttatccctttttcttttctaactTCCTGTCCGCTAAATACTGCTtcattctttctattttattttagtgtatTTGACTCAATATAAAGTTAAAGaaactaaatataaatagagataAATATTTGTCAGAACACTACATTCACGTTTTGAGTTTTCGATTATGGGGTTCAGGCAAAGTGTTCTTTTtaaaggcataatatataaacgttCTCATTGGCATCTATGCCCATCAACTTTGGGTGTGGATagagttgaacaagtagacacacacatCCTACGTGGCAATTTGATGTCCTATGCGTCTTATGCCACATAGATaatgtgtgtctacttgtatACATCAAAtattaaaagacataaatatcAGTATCTTTTTTAATCACGAAAGCAACACTTTTCAGGTTTGGTCTCCAATTTAGCTAGAAGGAACCTGTAATCTTCAAAGAAAAAGTGAAGTTACTGGCCCTCATATTGAAGAATCACATTCCACAGTGATAATTATTGATAGAAATATATTCTCCAAAATCAAAATCAGTTCAAGATATTTTTCGATTTATAACGAAATTAgttttttagagaaaatattacgatcaaactaaaaaaaaattccttaccAAACACAACCTTTATATgcataaaattttattcaacaCTATGTGCAAATAACATCTTGCTTCATCAAGGTTAAGTGAAAAAAGCTTAATACAAAAGAATGGTT
The Solanum stenotomum isolate F172 chromosome 12, ASM1918654v1, whole genome shotgun sequence DNA segment above includes these coding regions:
- the LOC125846287 gene encoding protein DETOXIFICATION 40-like isoform X1; this translates as MGKVLESEAEQPLLPAHGASSELEEVLSDFQLPYFQRLRSAFWIEFQLLFRLAAPAVAVYMINNAMSMSTRIFSGQLGNLQLAAASLGNQGIQLCAYGLMLGMGSAVETLCGQAYGANRYDMLGVYLQRSTIVLSITGIPLAVVYLFSKNILLALGESKQVASEAAVFVYGLIPQIFAYAVNFPIQKFLQSQSIVAPSAYISLGTLFVHLLLSWIVVYKIGLGLIGASLVLSLSWWIIVLAQFIYILRSERCKTTWTGFRWEAFSGLWEFVKLSAASAVMLCLETWYFQILVLLSGLLKNPELALDSISVCMAVNGLMFMVSVGFNAAASVRVSNELGAAHPKSAAFSVFVVTLISFLIAVVEAIIVLCLRNVISYAFTEGEIVANAVSDLCPFLAVTLILNGVQPVLSGVAVGCGWQAFVAYVNVGCYYGVGIPLGCLLGFKYDLGAKGIWTGMIGGTVLQTFILIWFTFRADWNKEVEKAKKHLDKWENVKETLSKE
- the LOC125846287 gene encoding protein DETOXIFICATION 40-like isoform X2, whose product is MGKVLESEAEQPLLPAHGASSELEEVLSDFQLPYFQRLRSAFWIEFQLLFRLAAPAVAVYMINNAMSMSTRIFSGQLGNLQLAAASLGNQGIQLCAYGLMLGMGSAVETLCGQAYGANRYDMLGVYLQRSTIVLSITGIPLAVVYLFSKNILLALGESKQVASEAAVFVYGLIPQIFAYAVNFPIQKFLQSQSIVAPSAYISLGTLFVHLLLSWIVVYKIGLGLIGASLVLSLSWWIIVLAQFIYILRSERCKTTWTGFRWEAFSGLWEFVKLSAASAVMLCLETWYFQILVLLSGLLKNPELALDSISVCMAVNGLMFMVSVGFNAAASVRVSNELGAAHPKSAAFSVFVVTLISFLIAVVEAIIVLCLRNVISYAFTEGEIVANAVSDLCPFLAVTLILNGVQPVLSEVDITSLFERRIGEKETT